A stretch of Microbacterium sp. LWH3-1.2 DNA encodes these proteins:
- a CDS encoding MFS transporter translates to MTAAAPDTALALETSPTRRVAWASMVGTSLESFDFYLFAYFSAFFVGPLFFDPLGEFGATSAAFLTIALAFVVRPIGAVIFGYMGDRLGRRATLLWTVAIMGVATGLIGLLPTYAQAGWLGAALLILLRIVQGLSLGGEWGGSILIATENSGPVKRAFYAAVPQLGSPVGSILSATVFIVLTAVLPAEQIAEWGWRIPFLLALPLLLVSLYLRWSITETPVFERVVAEGRRDRVPFLTMFAKRPGAMAIAIGAALLGIGSYSLMNTYTVNYGVEQLGFSFQDLLLATTIGGLLQLVTIPLFGAWASRVGSANVVVWGALGTLLITFPMYFLLQFATFPILVATMLVGGILPTMAWAALGGLMNDLFPDRFRYSALSFAYALAATISGFVPYLTFELGIATGFAWWHPGVILAIMSVITLVSAWFASRRAVEPELATDPATATANA, encoded by the coding sequence GTGACCGCAGCAGCCCCCGATACCGCGCTCGCCCTCGAGACCTCCCCGACGCGTCGCGTCGCGTGGGCGTCGATGGTGGGAACCTCCCTCGAATCCTTCGACTTCTACCTGTTCGCCTACTTCTCGGCGTTCTTCGTCGGGCCGCTGTTCTTCGACCCGCTGGGCGAGTTCGGCGCGACCAGCGCGGCGTTCCTCACCATCGCCCTCGCATTCGTCGTCCGCCCGATCGGCGCCGTCATCTTCGGCTACATGGGCGACCGCCTGGGCCGGCGCGCGACACTGCTGTGGACCGTCGCCATCATGGGCGTCGCCACCGGCCTCATCGGCCTCCTCCCGACGTACGCCCAGGCGGGTTGGCTCGGCGCCGCCCTGCTGATCCTCCTGCGCATCGTGCAGGGCCTGTCGCTCGGCGGCGAATGGGGCGGCTCCATCCTCATCGCGACCGAGAACTCCGGCCCGGTCAAGCGCGCCTTCTACGCGGCGGTCCCCCAGCTCGGCTCGCCCGTGGGCTCGATCCTCTCCGCGACCGTGTTCATCGTGCTGACCGCCGTCCTTCCGGCGGAGCAGATCGCCGAATGGGGATGGCGCATTCCGTTCCTCCTCGCGCTCCCGCTGCTGCTCGTGTCGCTGTACCTGCGGTGGTCGATCACCGAGACGCCGGTGTTCGAACGCGTCGTCGCCGAGGGGCGCCGCGACCGCGTCCCGTTCCTCACGATGTTCGCGAAGCGCCCCGGCGCCATGGCCATCGCCATCGGCGCGGCACTGCTCGGCATCGGGTCGTACTCGCTGATGAACACCTACACGGTCAACTACGGCGTGGAGCAGCTCGGCTTCAGCTTCCAGGACCTGCTCCTCGCGACCACGATCGGCGGTCTGCTGCAGCTCGTCACCATCCCGCTGTTCGGCGCCTGGGCGAGTCGGGTCGGCTCGGCGAACGTCGTGGTGTGGGGCGCGCTGGGCACGCTCCTCATCACGTTCCCGATGTACTTCCTGCTCCAGTTCGCGACCTTCCCGATCCTCGTCGCGACCATGCTCGTCGGCGGCATCCTGCCGACGATGGCGTGGGCGGCGCTCGGTGGCCTGATGAACGACCTCTTCCCCGACCGGTTCCGCTACTCCGCGCTGTCGTTCGCGTATGCCCTGGCCGCGACGATCAGCGGTTTCGTGCCTTACCTGACGTTCGAGCTCGGCATTGCGACGGGCTTCGCGTGGTGGCACCCCGGCGTCATCCTCGCGATCATGTCCGTCATCACGCTCGTCTCCGCGTGGTTCGCATCACGCCGCGCCGTCGAACCGGAGCTCGCGACCGACCCCGCCACCGCGACAGCGAACGCGTGA
- the valS gene encoding valine--tRNA ligase, with translation MTDARPAQGQIPDKPALEGLEAKWDAAWSGQGTYLFDRARAVEVGREGVYSVDTPPPTASGSLHIGHVFSFTHTDLKVRYERMRGKAVFYPMGWDDNGLPTERRVQNYYGVRCDPSLPYDADFTPPFEGGDNKSSRAADQVPVSRRNFIELCERLTVEDEKHFEALFRQLGLSVDWTQTYRTISDDTIRTSQLAFLRNLDRGEAYQDLAPTMWDIDFRTAIAQAELEEREQPAAFHRVAFHRTDGAGDVHIETTRPELLPACVALVAHPDDERYQPLFGTTVRTPLFDVEVPVLAHPLAQPDKGSGIAMICTFGDVTDVVWWRELQLPNRTILGLDGRVLADAPQAIETDAGKAAYAELAGKTVFSAKKRVVELLQESGELIGDPKPFTHVVKFYEKGDRPMEIVSTRQWYIRNGARDEALRDKLIALGKDMSWHPDFMRVRFENWTNGLTGDWLVSRQRFFGVPIPVWYPLDENGERDYDRVLTPDHASLPIDPSIDVPAGYTADQRGLPGGFEGENDIFDTWATSSLTPQLAGGWERDPELWNLVAPFDMRPQGQDIIRTWLFSTLLRSALEDDRAPWTDAAISGFIVDPDRKKMSKSKGNVVTPADILSQHGSDAVRYWAASSRLGTDAAFDPQNPTQVKIGRRLAIKVLNAAKFVLSFPVPEGAEVTHALDASMLATLHGVVREATKALDNYDHARALELTESFFWTFCDDYLELVKERAYNQTDAGQASAALALRLAMSALLRLLAPVLAFATEEAWSWFNNGSVHTADWPVAPEEEWGDPAVLTAVSAALIGIRRAKTEAKASQKTPVASLTLRADDVTIANLRLAEGDLRAVGRIETLDLIDGSDELLIEGVELAPQEV, from the coding sequence ATGACCGACGCCCGCCCCGCACAGGGTCAGATCCCGGACAAGCCCGCGCTCGAGGGACTCGAAGCGAAGTGGGACGCCGCGTGGTCCGGTCAGGGCACGTATCTGTTCGACCGCGCTCGCGCCGTCGAGGTCGGCCGTGAGGGCGTGTACTCGGTCGACACTCCCCCGCCCACCGCGTCGGGGAGCCTGCACATCGGGCACGTCTTCTCGTTCACGCACACCGATCTCAAGGTGCGCTACGAGCGCATGCGCGGCAAGGCCGTGTTCTATCCGATGGGCTGGGACGACAACGGCCTTCCCACCGAACGCCGCGTGCAGAACTACTACGGCGTGCGGTGCGATCCGTCGCTGCCGTACGACGCCGACTTCACGCCGCCGTTCGAGGGCGGCGACAACAAGTCGAGCCGTGCCGCCGACCAGGTGCCCGTCAGCCGCCGCAACTTCATCGAGCTCTGCGAGAGGCTCACCGTCGAGGATGAGAAGCACTTCGAGGCGCTCTTCCGTCAGCTGGGCCTGAGCGTCGACTGGACGCAGACCTACCGCACCATCTCCGACGACACGATCCGCACCAGCCAGCTCGCGTTCCTGCGCAACCTCGATCGCGGCGAGGCCTACCAGGACCTCGCGCCGACGATGTGGGATATCGACTTCCGCACCGCGATCGCCCAGGCCGAGCTCGAGGAGCGCGAGCAGCCCGCCGCGTTCCACCGGGTCGCTTTCCACCGGACCGACGGTGCCGGCGACGTGCACATCGAGACCACCCGCCCCGAGCTGCTGCCCGCCTGCGTCGCGCTGGTCGCCCACCCCGACGACGAGCGCTACCAGCCCCTCTTCGGCACGACGGTGCGTACGCCGCTCTTCGACGTCGAGGTGCCGGTGCTGGCTCACCCGCTGGCACAGCCCGACAAGGGCTCGGGCATCGCGATGATCTGCACGTTCGGCGACGTCACCGACGTCGTGTGGTGGCGTGAGCTGCAGCTGCCGAACCGCACGATCCTGGGTCTCGACGGACGCGTGCTGGCAGATGCCCCGCAGGCGATCGAGACGGATGCCGGCAAGGCGGCGTACGCGGAGCTCGCGGGCAAGACGGTGTTCAGCGCCAAGAAGCGCGTCGTGGAACTGCTGCAGGAGTCCGGCGAGCTGATCGGCGACCCGAAGCCCTTCACGCACGTCGTGAAGTTCTACGAGAAGGGCGATCGCCCGATGGAGATCGTCTCGACGCGTCAGTGGTACATCCGCAACGGCGCGCGCGACGAGGCGCTGCGCGACAAGCTCATCGCGCTGGGCAAGGACATGTCGTGGCATCCCGACTTCATGCGGGTGCGCTTCGAGAACTGGACCAACGGCCTCACCGGCGACTGGCTCGTCTCCCGCCAGCGCTTCTTCGGCGTGCCGATCCCCGTCTGGTACCCGCTCGACGAGAACGGCGAGCGGGACTACGACCGCGTGCTCACCCCCGACCACGCCTCGCTGCCGATCGACCCGTCCATCGACGTGCCGGCCGGTTACACCGCCGACCAGCGCGGCCTGCCCGGCGGCTTCGAGGGCGAGAACGACATCTTCGACACCTGGGCGACCTCGTCGCTGACCCCGCAGCTCGCGGGCGGCTGGGAGCGCGACCCGGAGCTGTGGAACCTCGTCGCCCCGTTCGACATGCGCCCGCAGGGTCAGGACATCATCCGCACGTGGCTGTTCTCGACGCTGCTGCGAAGCGCCCTCGAGGACGACCGTGCGCCGTGGACGGATGCTGCCATCTCCGGCTTCATCGTCGACCCCGACCGCAAGAAGATGTCGAAGTCGAAGGGCAACGTCGTCACTCCCGCCGACATCCTCTCGCAGCACGGCTCGGACGCGGTGCGTTACTGGGCCGCCTCGAGCCGTCTCGGCACCGACGCGGCGTTCGACCCGCAGAACCCCACGCAGGTGAAGATCGGCCGTCGCCTGGCGATCAAGGTGCTCAACGCTGCCAAGTTCGTGCTGTCGTTCCCGGTGCCCGAGGGCGCCGAGGTGACCCACGCGCTCGACGCGTCGATGCTCGCCACCCTGCACGGCGTGGTGCGCGAGGCCACCAAGGCTCTCGACAACTACGACCACGCGCGCGCGCTCGAGCTGACCGAGTCGTTCTTCTGGACGTTCTGCGACGACTACCTCGAGCTCGTCAAGGAGCGCGCCTACAACCAGACCGACGCGGGGCAGGCTTCCGCCGCACTCGCGCTGCGTCTGGCGATGTCGGCGCTGCTGCGGCTTCTGGCTCCCGTGCTCGCGTTTGCGACGGAAGAGGCCTGGTCGTGGTTCAACAACGGATCGGTGCACACGGCGGACTGGCCCGTCGCGCCGGAGGAGGAGTGGGGCGACCCCGCCGTTCTCACGGCGGTGAGTGCGGCGCTGATCGGCATCCGCCGCGCGAAGACGGAGGCGAAGGCCTCGCAGAAGACCCCGGTGGCGTCCCTCACGCTTCGAGCCGACGACGTCACGATCGCAAACCTGCGTCTCGCGGAGGGCGACCTGCGGGCCGTCGGTCGCATCGAGACGCTGGATCTGATCGACGGGTCGGACGAGCTCCTCATCGAGGGCGTCGAACTCGCTCCCCAGGAGGTGTGA
- a CDS encoding MFS transporter — protein MSESVDTAQRAGSTAGRARTVPLGRDFGKLWTAAAFSNLADGLGRVAVPLIATTLTRDPLAIAAIGALAFLPWLVFGLPAGVIIDRFDRRWIMAIANGIRGLAAVGLAVLTVTGALDIWWLFAGVLVFGLGETLFDNATNAIVPNVVKRPALDRANGWLQAAQITIDSFISSPIGGVLFAISLALPLWVGAAGYLIPIALAVMLPLSAARPLLDVHATSVRAEAAVAAGDPLAASEEAAEKTAETDAAPAARPNVSARDAFVYLWNHRFLRSMVIFTSIVGSAFAFAQAPVFLYFLDVQHVPAAAIGVVTAGIGLGGLAGSLVASSLVAKFGRGVVMLGANVVAALSLAAVWAAPEAITGTIAYGLMAAAVSVWNVPWGALRQTIVPGHMFGRVLGISRTLTWGIFPFATLLGGWVARIDLRLPFLIAAGVTLVATLFAARLLLSASQHDAPEE, from the coding sequence ATGAGCGAGAGCGTCGATACGGCGCAGCGCGCCGGATCGACGGCCGGGCGGGCACGCACGGTCCCGCTCGGCCGCGATTTCGGCAAGCTGTGGACCGCGGCCGCCTTCAGCAACCTGGCCGACGGCCTCGGGCGTGTGGCGGTGCCGCTCATCGCCACCACGCTCACGCGAGACCCGCTCGCGATCGCGGCGATCGGGGCGCTGGCGTTCCTGCCATGGCTCGTCTTCGGCCTGCCCGCGGGCGTGATCATCGACCGCTTCGACCGCCGCTGGATCATGGCGATCGCGAACGGCATCCGCGGCCTCGCGGCCGTCGGGCTCGCCGTCCTCACCGTCACGGGGGCGCTCGACATCTGGTGGCTGTTCGCCGGCGTGCTGGTGTTCGGCCTCGGTGAGACCTTGTTCGACAACGCGACCAACGCGATCGTGCCGAACGTGGTGAAGCGCCCTGCCCTCGATCGCGCGAACGGCTGGCTGCAGGCCGCGCAGATCACGATCGACAGCTTCATCTCGTCGCCGATCGGCGGTGTGCTGTTCGCGATCTCCCTCGCGCTCCCGCTCTGGGTGGGCGCAGCCGGTTACCTCATCCCGATCGCGCTCGCGGTGATGCTTCCGCTGTCCGCGGCCCGTCCCCTCCTCGATGTGCACGCCACATCGGTGCGGGCCGAGGCAGCAGTGGCCGCCGGTGACCCGCTGGCCGCTTCCGAGGAAGCAGCCGAGAAGACCGCGGAGACGGATGCTGCGCCCGCGGCGCGTCCGAACGTCTCGGCGCGCGATGCCTTCGTGTACCTCTGGAACCACCGGTTCCTGCGCTCGATGGTGATCTTCACCTCGATCGTCGGGTCGGCGTTCGCTTTCGCCCAGGCGCCGGTGTTCCTGTACTTCCTCGACGTGCAGCACGTGCCGGCGGCCGCGATCGGCGTGGTCACGGCCGGGATCGGGCTCGGTGGGCTCGCCGGCTCGCTGGTCGCCTCGTCGCTCGTCGCGAAGTTCGGCCGGGGCGTGGTCATGCTCGGGGCCAACGTCGTCGCCGCGCTCAGCCTCGCCGCCGTCTGGGCAGCTCCCGAGGCGATCACGGGGACGATCGCCTACGGTCTCATGGCGGCCGCCGTGTCGGTGTGGAACGTCCCATGGGGCGCGCTGCGTCAGACGATCGTGCCCGGCCACATGTTCGGCCGCGTGCTGGGGATCAGCCGCACCCTCACGTGGGGCATCTTCCCGTTCGCGACGCTCCTCGGCGGGTGGGTCGCCCGCATCGACCTGCGCCTGCCGTTCCTCATCGCCGCGGGTGTGACGCTCGTCGCGACCCTGTTCGCCGCGCGACTGCTCTTGTCGGCGTCGCAGCACGACGCACCGGAGGAATGA
- a CDS encoding ArsR/SmtB family transcription factor, whose translation MAENETPEADEAAARTEERHNPDRVLDSGALRALAHPLRVKIYDILSQYGPQTASSLAERLGESSGSTSYHLRALAKQDLIREAEDRGTGRERWWERPVGGVSFANPDAMATPAGRAATQVVMNEFLRNRNDQLLDFVNRGIGGEDLMWQEGTLISTATARLTPEQSKDLALKIMALIDETVDNYRNQTGENVRPVTIRADLFPLPQRGGQS comes from the coding sequence ATGGCAGAGAACGAGACCCCGGAGGCGGACGAGGCCGCCGCCCGCACCGAGGAGCGCCACAACCCGGACCGCGTCCTGGACTCCGGCGCCCTCCGGGCCCTGGCGCACCCGCTTCGCGTGAAGATCTACGACATCCTCAGCCAGTACGGTCCGCAGACGGCGAGCTCGCTCGCGGAGCGCCTGGGGGAGTCCAGTGGCTCGACGAGCTACCACCTTCGCGCGCTCGCCAAGCAGGACCTCATCCGCGAGGCCGAGGACCGCGGCACCGGCCGTGAGCGCTGGTGGGAGCGTCCCGTCGGGGGCGTGTCGTTCGCCAACCCCGACGCGATGGCGACGCCCGCAGGCCGTGCCGCGACGCAGGTCGTGATGAACGAGTTCCTACGCAACCGCAACGACCAGCTACTCGACTTCGTCAACCGGGGGATCGGCGGCGAGGACCTGATGTGGCAGGAGGGCACGCTGATCTCCACCGCCACCGCCCGCCTCACGCCCGAGCAGAGCAAAGACCTGGCGCTGAAGATCATGGCGCTCATCGACGAGACCGTCGACAACTACCGCAATCAGACCGGCGAGAACGTCCGCCCCGTCACCATCCGGGCCGACCTCTTCCCGCTCCCGCAAAGAGGAGGACAGTCATGA
- a CDS encoding M3 family metallopeptidase, which produces MPNDNPLLSPSTLPYGLPEYAAIRPEHYLPAFGQAFEAHTREVSAITRVRSMPTFENTLVPLEESGRLLGDIARTFYTVSSADATPEIQEIEEQLAPLMSAHQDSIQLDSALFWRIKTIHDQLDELELTPEQRYLVERHHTEMAHAGAGLDDEAKKRLTELNQRLSTLTTQFEKNLLADTNDLAIVFDDASALDGLAEGELSAAAQAAADRGLEGKWVVTLTLFTGHPYLSSLTDRESRARLLAASRSRGSRGNDNDNRATLLEIVRLRAERAALLGYDSHAAYITSDETAGSPAAVHDLLRQLAAPAARNARREQAKLQAIVDAGPEPFALEAHDWAFYTEKVRAAEYDLDRSALRPWFEAERVLQDGVFRAATDLYGITFTERPDLGGYHPDTRVFEVHNADSSTLGLYILDLYTRDTKRGGAWMNSIVLQSGLRGTQPIVVNNLNVPKPAEGRPTLLSLDEVTTLFHEFGHALHGLFATVTYPHFAGTNVYRDFVEFPSQVNEMWIYWPEILASYARHIDTDEPLPAEIVEKLHASEAFNQGFATSEYLAAAWLDQAWHSLSVDGAAADLDVADFEAKALADIGLDSPVVPTRYSSTYFAHVFSGGYSAGYYSYIWSEVLDADTVEWFRENGGLRRENGDRFRGRLLGVGGSKDPLEAYRDFRGRDAEIEPLLERRGLLA; this is translated from the coding sequence ATGCCGAACGACAACCCGCTCCTGTCCCCCAGCACGCTGCCGTACGGGCTTCCCGAGTACGCAGCCATCCGCCCCGAGCACTACCTGCCGGCGTTCGGGCAGGCGTTCGAAGCTCACACCCGAGAGGTGTCGGCGATCACGCGCGTGCGATCGATGCCGACCTTCGAGAACACCTTGGTGCCGCTGGAAGAGAGCGGACGACTCCTGGGCGACATCGCGCGGACTTTCTACACGGTGTCTTCGGCCGACGCGACACCCGAGATCCAGGAGATCGAAGAGCAGCTGGCGCCGCTCATGTCGGCGCACCAGGATTCGATCCAGCTGGACTCCGCGCTGTTCTGGCGAATCAAGACGATCCACGATCAGCTCGACGAACTCGAGCTGACACCCGAGCAGCGTTACCTCGTGGAGCGGCACCACACCGAGATGGCCCATGCCGGCGCCGGGCTGGACGATGAAGCGAAGAAGCGCCTCACGGAGCTCAACCAGCGTCTGTCCACCCTGACGACGCAGTTCGAGAAGAACCTGCTCGCCGACACGAACGACCTGGCGATCGTTTTCGACGATGCGTCCGCGCTCGATGGGCTCGCGGAGGGCGAACTCTCCGCGGCCGCGCAGGCCGCCGCGGATCGCGGGCTCGAGGGCAAGTGGGTCGTGACCCTCACGCTGTTCACCGGCCACCCCTACCTGTCGAGCCTGACCGATCGGGAGTCGCGCGCTCGCCTGCTCGCGGCATCCCGCTCCCGCGGATCGCGCGGCAACGACAACGACAACCGTGCGACGCTGCTCGAGATCGTGCGCCTGCGCGCCGAGCGCGCCGCCCTCCTGGGCTACGACTCGCACGCTGCGTACATCACGTCCGACGAGACGGCCGGCTCGCCCGCGGCCGTTCACGACCTGCTGCGGCAGCTCGCCGCTCCGGCGGCTCGCAACGCCCGTCGCGAGCAGGCGAAGCTGCAGGCCATCGTCGACGCCGGCCCCGAGCCCTTCGCTCTGGAGGCACACGACTGGGCGTTCTACACCGAGAAGGTGCGGGCCGCCGAGTACGACCTCGACCGATCCGCGCTCCGGCCGTGGTTCGAGGCTGAACGCGTGCTCCAGGACGGTGTGTTCCGCGCCGCGACGGACCTGTACGGCATCACGTTCACCGAGCGCCCCGACCTCGGCGGCTACCACCCCGACACACGCGTCTTCGAGGTCCACAACGCGGACTCCTCGACGCTCGGCCTCTACATCCTCGACCTCTACACGCGCGACACGAAGCGTGGCGGCGCGTGGATGAATTCGATCGTGCTGCAGTCGGGGTTGCGCGGCACCCAGCCGATCGTTGTCAACAACCTCAACGTGCCGAAGCCGGCCGAGGGGCGCCCGACGCTGCTCAGCCTCGACGAGGTGACCACGCTGTTCCACGAGTTCGGCCACGCCCTGCACGGCCTGTTCGCGACCGTCACGTACCCGCACTTCGCGGGGACCAACGTCTACCGCGACTTCGTCGAGTTCCCGAGCCAGGTCAACGAGATGTGGATCTACTGGCCCGAGATCCTCGCGTCGTACGCCCGCCACATCGACACCGACGAGCCGCTCCCCGCCGAGATCGTCGAAAAGCTCCACGCGTCGGAGGCGTTCAACCAGGGCTTCGCGACGAGCGAGTACCTCGCGGCGGCATGGCTCGACCAGGCGTGGCACTCGCTGTCGGTGGACGGCGCCGCGGCGGATCTCGACGTCGCGGACTTCGAGGCGAAGGCTCTCGCGGACATCGGCCTCGACAGCCCGGTCGTGCCCACCCGGTACTCGTCGACGTACTTCGCCCACGTGTTCTCGGGCGGCTACAGCGCCGGCTACTACTCGTACATCTGGAGCGAGGTGCTCGACGCGGACACGGTGGAGTGGTTCCGCGAGAACGGCGGATTGCGCCGCGAGAATGGCGACCGGTTCCGCGGGCGGCTGCTGGGCGTGGGCGGGTCGAAGGACCCGCTCGAGGCCTACCGCGACTTCCGCGGGCGGGACGCCGAGATCGAGCCGCTGCTCGAACGACGGGGTCTGCTCGCCTAG
- a CDS encoding alpha/beta fold hydrolase, which produces MSSPVRVQYAWSGSDDVAWSETGSGEPVLVGGWWMSHLVRDWEYPPFRAFVEEMALHRRVIRLDAPGSGMSRSRGAMPERLDPHVDAMRAVLDAAGAPAATLFAGSSGCAIAVEFAARYPERVRRLVLAGAYLDGSAIAPAGDRAALVELVRSSWGLSSRVMSDIFYPDATPEQRRAYARHQRSTATAEAAAAGLEAVYSFNATPAAAQVRAPTLVLHRRGDRAIRLALGVAAASAIPGARLEVLDGADHHPWHGDAAEFLRRALAFDGVPAGILARGLPPSASPGEHASLVSSAAPISPRELQVLHLVARGMTDAQIAAELFLSVHTVHRHVANARTKLGVPSRAAAAAWAAARSGGS; this is translated from the coding sequence GTGTCCAGCCCTGTGCGCGTGCAGTACGCCTGGTCGGGTTCCGATGACGTCGCGTGGTCGGAGACCGGCAGCGGAGAGCCCGTGCTCGTCGGCGGCTGGTGGATGAGTCATCTGGTACGTGACTGGGAGTACCCGCCGTTCCGGGCATTCGTCGAGGAGATGGCGCTCCATCGCCGGGTGATCCGCCTGGACGCACCCGGCAGCGGGATGTCACGATCCCGGGGAGCGATGCCCGAACGCCTCGACCCGCACGTCGACGCGATGAGGGCGGTTCTCGACGCCGCCGGCGCGCCCGCGGCGACGCTCTTCGCGGGATCGTCCGGGTGCGCCATCGCCGTGGAGTTCGCGGCCCGCTACCCGGAGCGCGTGCGTCGGCTGGTGCTCGCCGGGGCCTACCTCGACGGGTCGGCGATCGCGCCGGCTGGCGATCGGGCAGCCCTCGTCGAGCTGGTGCGGAGTAGCTGGGGTCTGAGCTCCCGTGTCATGTCGGACATCTTCTACCCCGATGCGACGCCCGAGCAGCGCCGGGCTTACGCACGCCACCAGCGCTCCACGGCGACCGCCGAGGCGGCGGCCGCCGGGCTGGAGGCGGTGTACTCCTTCAACGCCACCCCGGCGGCGGCACAGGTGCGCGCGCCCACCCTGGTGCTGCACCGGCGAGGAGACCGCGCGATCCGGCTGGCGCTGGGGGTGGCGGCCGCATCCGCCATTCCGGGCGCGCGCCTCGAGGTGCTCGACGGCGCCGACCACCATCCCTGGCACGGCGACGCAGCGGAGTTTCTCCGCCGCGCGCTGGCATTCGACGGCGTCCCCGCCGGGATCCTGGCGAGGGGCCTGCCGCCCTCAGCCTCGCCGGGGGAGCACGCCTCCCTCGTCTCGTCGGCGGCGCCGATCTCGCCCCGCGAGCTGCAAGTGCTGCACCTCGTCGCGCGGGGGATGACCGATGCTCAGATCGCCGCCGAACTCTTCCTCAGCGTCCATACCGTGCACCGCCACGTGGCGAATGCGAGGACGAAGCTCGGCGTGCCGTCGCGAGCGGCCGCCGCCGCGTGGGCGGCCGCTCGCAGCGGTGGGTCCTAG
- a CDS encoding epoxide hydrolase family protein, whose product MPTVLPFSIHVPEADLADLRERLARFRPLPDSPRRPTSGMSGEYLAELVETWRAWDWRAREEWLNDHPQFLADIGDTTIHFAHLRSARADAPALLVMHGWPHTFALQLDFADLLPDFHVVVPSFPGFAYSTAYADGPMTETRLAATMHALMTEVLGYDRYLTYGEDVSASVNDLIAGTYGDTVAGVIATHSHFPSSAERAELTAPDEVAFFARLERWGGANGAYGHVQATRPDTLAAALNDSPAGLLAYLTEKLVEWSDTPAGDPRHLERRISRDRILTEAMIYWTTQSIATSFRPYYEGADQPDAMPPVEVPASVHIQRHEGDYPESLARRFYRDLRTFERLDEGGHFAVAEVPSAMADRVRAFAQTIGAP is encoded by the coding sequence ATGCCCACGGTCCTTCCCTTCTCTATCCACGTGCCCGAGGCAGACCTCGCCGATCTGCGGGAGCGTCTCGCCCGGTTTCGACCGCTCCCGGACTCACCGCGGCGGCCGACCTCGGGCATGAGCGGGGAGTACCTCGCGGAGCTCGTCGAGACCTGGCGCGCATGGGATTGGCGCGCGCGTGAGGAGTGGCTGAACGACCACCCACAGTTCCTCGCCGACATCGGCGACACCACGATCCACTTCGCGCACCTTCGCTCGGCACGCGCCGACGCTCCCGCACTTCTCGTGATGCACGGCTGGCCGCACACCTTCGCGCTGCAGCTCGATTTCGCCGATCTGCTGCCCGACTTCCACGTGGTCGTGCCGAGCTTCCCCGGCTTCGCGTACTCGACTGCGTACGCCGACGGCCCGATGACCGAGACGCGGCTGGCCGCGACGATGCACGCGCTCATGACCGAGGTGCTCGGGTACGACCGGTACCTGACGTACGGCGAGGACGTCTCGGCGAGCGTCAACGATCTGATCGCCGGCACCTACGGCGACACGGTGGCGGGAGTCATCGCGACGCACTCGCACTTCCCGTCCTCGGCCGAGCGCGCCGAGCTGACCGCGCCCGATGAGGTCGCGTTCTTCGCGAGGCTGGAGCGATGGGGCGGCGCGAACGGCGCCTACGGGCACGTCCAGGCCACCCGACCCGACACTCTTGCGGCCGCGCTGAACGACTCGCCGGCGGGTCTCCTGGCATACCTGACGGAGAAGCTGGTCGAGTGGAGCGATACGCCCGCGGGTGACCCGCGTCACCTGGAGCGGCGCATCTCCCGCGACCGCATCCTCACCGAGGCGATGATCTACTGGACCACCCAGAGCATCGCCACGTCGTTCCGGCCGTACTACGAGGGCGCCGACCAGCCCGATGCGATGCCGCCCGTGGAGGTTCCGGCATCCGTCCACATCCAACGACACGAGGGCGACTACCCCGAGTCTCTCGCCAGGCGCTTCTACCGCGACCTGCGCACATTCGAGCGGCTCGACGAAGGAGGGCACTTCGCTGTCGCCGAAGTACCCTCCGCCATGGCCGACCGCGTGCGGGCATTCGCGCAGACGATCGGAGCGCCCTGA